A region from the uncultured Tateyamaria sp. genome encodes:
- a CDS encoding heparin lyase I family protein, which yields MALGLMISHLLAVLPAHAQRLPVERSMLKNTTQHGFAKVKDNTRMGKRAQRFEVRAGDCGWDTGWSDCDNDRERSELTVKKDWRAGTDQWIAFSIYLPPDFKTSSRVRTTVGQVKMRGGPTGFAGGFPSEPGVFQMEMLGDRYFLRVHVLSGPFDNVRNDIKDYNLASIRELRGKWTDFVVRLNTKSAPGMLEVYKNGTRVAAHAYNQNYAPKNYYFKYGIYRSFVSRHRGPMPTQVVYFDEVRMGRSYDKVAVEAQRRAVD from the coding sequence TTGGCCCTTGGCCTGATGATTTCCCACCTGCTTGCTGTCCTTCCGGCCCACGCACAGCGGTTGCCGGTCGAACGCAGCATGTTGAAAAACACGACGCAGCATGGTTTTGCCAAAGTCAAAGACAACACCCGTATGGGCAAGCGCGCCCAACGATTTGAAGTCCGCGCGGGCGATTGCGGCTGGGACACTGGCTGGAGCGACTGCGACAATGATCGTGAACGTTCCGAACTGACAGTCAAAAAAGACTGGCGTGCCGGCACGGACCAGTGGATTGCCTTCTCGATCTACCTGCCGCCCGACTTCAAGACGTCTTCGCGTGTTCGTACCACTGTCGGACAGGTCAAGATGCGTGGGGGGCCAACAGGTTTTGCCGGCGGTTTCCCGTCCGAGCCGGGCGTATTCCAGATGGAGATGCTGGGCGATCGCTACTTTTTGCGGGTGCATGTCCTGTCCGGACCTTTTGACAACGTTCGCAACGACATCAAGGACTACAACCTGGCCAGTATCCGCGAGTTGCGGGGCAAATGGACGGATTTCGTGGTGCGCCTGAACACAAAGTCTGCGCCCGGCATGCTGGAAGTTTATAAGAACGGCACGCGCGTGGCGGCGCACGCCTACAACCAGAATTACGCCCCAAAGAACTACTACTTCAAATACGGCATCTACCGATCATTCGTCAGCAGACATCGTGGACCGATGCCGACGCAGGTTGTGTATTTTGACGAGGTGCGCATGGGCCGCAGCTATGACAAGGTGGCGGTCGAGGCGCAGCGGCGCGCCGTCGACTGA
- a CDS encoding putative rhamnosyl transferase: MQVIGLCRFSYPAIGGFQVGHDTIEERMDYLWSRDRLEERFRLLETMALPCLAAQTDEDFDLILLIGDQFPKQHEDRLRDLTAHLPQVQIVKEPPRNSREVCKDVLNAARKDFDAPCIQFRHDDDDACGIDFVEKLREAARDAQSLCRKHRTVAFDWNQGYVAEVRADGIAATEIYRPFYVSSLGMHIAGGVALTIHNYMHERIPQFMPCVTYADKHMFIRTHNGFNDSRQKKVKQWPVEPLTPAQEKTFKSCFGVDADHIRSVFSAP, encoded by the coding sequence ATGCAAGTCATCGGGCTTTGCCGCTTTTCCTACCCCGCGATTGGCGGCTTCCAGGTCGGTCACGACACCATCGAAGAGCGGATGGACTATCTCTGGTCCCGGGACCGGTTGGAAGAACGGTTTCGGCTGCTTGAAACCATGGCCCTGCCCTGCCTTGCGGCGCAAACCGACGAGGATTTCGATCTGATCTTGCTGATCGGTGACCAGTTCCCCAAACAGCACGAAGACAGGTTGCGCGACCTGACCGCGCATCTGCCGCAGGTCCAGATCGTCAAAGAGCCGCCCAGGAACAGCCGCGAGGTCTGTAAAGACGTGTTGAATGCCGCGCGCAAGGACTTTGACGCGCCCTGCATCCAGTTCCGGCATGATGATGATGATGCCTGCGGCATCGACTTTGTCGAAAAGCTGCGCGAGGCGGCGCGCGATGCCCAATCCCTGTGCCGCAAGCACAGGACGGTCGCGTTTGACTGGAACCAGGGCTATGTGGCCGAGGTTAGGGCCGACGGGATCGCCGCCACCGAAATCTACCGCCCGTTCTATGTCTCGTCGCTGGGCATGCACATTGCCGGGGGCGTGGCGCTTACCATCCACAATTACATGCATGAACGCATTCCCCAGTTCATGCCCTGCGTGACCTATGCCGACAAACACATGTTTATCCGTACGCATAACGGATTTAACGACAGCCGCCAGAAGAAGGTCAAGCAATGGCCGGTTGAGCCACTGACACCCGCGCAGGAAAAGACATTCAAGTCCTGCTTTGGCGTCGATGCCGACCACATCAGATCGGTCTTCTCAGCGCCCTGA
- a CDS encoding DMT family transporter — MSPNTLGALLMMASMASFTLNDTLIKLTGGAVPLMQLLVIRGVLSSILIVALARWLGRIHFRIARRDWGLIALRSLAEVGAAYFFMTALLNMPLANVTAILQVLPLTVAVGAALVFREPLGWRRMSAILLGFMGMLLIVRPGPEGFSLWSVYALIAVACVTVRDLATRRLSPDVPSMTVTLVAALTVMAFAGVASTTTTWVPLDTRMALLISGASVFIIGGYFFSVQVMRVGEISFIAPFRYTGLVWALVLGWLVFGDWPSSLTLTGAAIVVATGLFTLYREGRVSGR, encoded by the coding sequence ATGTCCCCGAATACTCTTGGCGCGCTATTGATGATGGCGTCGATGGCATCCTTCACGCTGAACGACACGCTGATCAAGCTGACCGGCGGCGCCGTCCCCCTGATGCAGCTTCTGGTGATCCGGGGTGTGCTGTCGTCGATCCTGATTGTCGCGTTGGCGCGGTGGCTGGGCCGCATCCATTTTCGTATTGCGCGCCGGGACTGGGGCCTGATCGCCCTCAGGTCGCTGGCCGAGGTCGGGGCCGCCTACTTCTTCATGACGGCCTTGCTGAACATGCCGCTCGCCAATGTGACGGCGATCCTGCAGGTTCTGCCGTTGACGGTCGCGGTCGGTGCCGCGCTGGTTTTTCGCGAACCGCTGGGGTGGCGTCGGATGTCGGCCATCCTTCTCGGGTTCATGGGAATGCTGCTTATCGTCCGCCCCGGCCCCGAGGGGTTTTCGCTTTGGTCTGTTTATGCGTTGATCGCGGTGGCCTGTGTCACCGTGCGTGACCTGGCAACGCGGCGGTTGTCGCCGGATGTGCCGTCAATGACCGTCACATTGGTGGCGGCGCTGACCGTTATGGCCTTTGCCGGGGTGGCATCGACCACGACCACATGGGTGCCCCTCGACACGCGGATGGCACTGCTGATCAGCGGCGCCTCGGTCTTTATCATCGGCGGATACTTCTTTTCCGTGCAGGTTATGCGCGTGGGCGAAATCAGCTTTATCGCGCCGTTCCGCTACACCGGCCTCGTGTGGGCGCTGGTGCTGGGGTGGCTGGTGTTTGGCGACTGGCCGTCGTCGCTGACCCTGACAGGGGCCGCCATTGTGGTTGCGACCGGCCTGTTCACCCTTTACCGCGAAGGGCGGGTGTCAGGGCGCTGA
- a CDS encoding MFS transporter → MTQPNPLPRFIAASGMTNLADGIAVVVWAWIASLLSRDPLLIALMPIALRLPWFLFALPAGVVTDRVDRKRLILGMDVLRCVAFAAAALCVWRVMPLDPAPADGTAHPTLFLALLICALIVGTAEVFRDNAAQTILPALVPHAQLEQANGRLWSVELVGNSLLGPALGAFLIAAVLWTPFALNAAMFALAALLVLTLRGQFKPERATQTAWRTDLAQGLAFLRAAPFLQVLAVITGVWNLLHQMVVIALVLHVQENLGIGAQGYGLILAAGAIGGIAGGLVAARVVARMGQSGAARWMTLASALAFAIIPLAPNGYVLALVLAMFEFTGLIWNTVSVSYRQRSIPDALLGRVNSIYRLLAWGMMPIGLLLSGLIVSGSETYVPRDVALTSPFIVAAVGAALLTLCAWGPLGRGFKPLDHAD, encoded by the coding sequence ATGACACAGCCCAATCCCCTGCCCCGGTTCATTGCCGCAAGTGGCATGACGAACCTGGCCGATGGCATTGCCGTGGTGGTGTGGGCCTGGATCGCCTCACTGCTCAGCCGCGATCCGCTGTTGATTGCGCTGATGCCCATCGCATTGCGCCTGCCCTGGTTCCTGTTTGCCTTGCCTGCGGGTGTCGTGACCGACCGGGTGGATCGCAAGCGGCTGATCCTTGGCATGGATGTGCTGCGCTGTGTGGCCTTCGCTGCGGCTGCGCTGTGTGTGTGGCGGGTGATGCCGCTTGATCCTGCGCCCGCAGACGGTACGGCGCATCCCACCCTGTTTCTGGCCTTGCTGATATGTGCGCTGATCGTTGGCACGGCAGAGGTGTTTCGCGACAACGCGGCGCAGACCATCCTTCCGGCGCTCGTGCCCCATGCGCAACTTGAACAGGCCAACGGGCGGCTTTGGAGCGTGGAACTGGTCGGTAATTCGCTTTTGGGTCCGGCCCTGGGCGCCTTCCTGATTGCCGCCGTCCTGTGGACGCCCTTTGCACTGAACGCGGCCATGTTTGCGCTCGCCGCCCTTCTGGTTCTGACCCTGCGCGGGCAGTTCAAGCCGGAACGCGCGACACAGACCGCGTGGCGGACCGACCTGGCGCAGGGTCTCGCCTTCTTGCGGGCGGCGCCGTTTCTGCAGGTGCTGGCCGTGATCACCGGGGTCTGGAACCTGCTGCACCAGATGGTGGTGATCGCTCTGGTGTTGCATGTGCAGGAAAACCTTGGGATCGGGGCGCAGGGCTATGGGTTGATCCTGGCCGCGGGCGCGATCGGCGGCATCGCGGGCGGGCTGGTGGCGGCGCGGGTTGTCGCGCGGATGGGGCAAAGCGGTGCGGCCAGGTGGATGACGCTCGCCTCTGCGCTGGCCTTTGCCATCATCCCCCTTGCGCCCAATGGCTACGTGCTGGCGCTGGTCCTTGCGATGTTCGAATTCACCGGGCTGATCTGGAACACCGTATCCGTATCCTACCGGCAGCGATCAATCCCCGATGCCCTGCTGGGCCGCGTGAACAGCATTTACCGGCTTCTGGCATGGGGCATGATGCCCATCGGCCTGCTGCTGTCCGGCCTGATCGTCAGCGGGTCCGAGACCTATGTTCCTCGCGACGTTGCCCTGACGTCGCCGTTCATCGTTGCCGCGGTTGGGGCCGCGCTGTTGACCCTATGTGCCTGGGGGCCGCTGGGCCGCGGGTTCAAGCCACTTGATCATGCAGATTGA
- a CDS encoding sensor histidine kinase, with protein sequence MFRSLRARLILIILTPLLLIAVLFSVLEFRNTSVRAGDIFDRGLLSAALAVSRDVAMSGGDALTPPTRRLISDTSGGEVFYHVYAPDGVFVTGYATPPPPPQDTPPILSEPLFYDATYQGRNVRVLRFQDGATLDGVTGLFTISVWQDMAVRASFVRTVASRTVAVMALLLLAVALIVWFGVRFGLKPLMDLEDAIASRTPSDLTPIRRPVPAEALGIVATLNGLLDRVARRISSKDEFISNAAHQLRNPIAGVLALAEAVESAPSQKAAKARSAELVAAARQATHLTNQMLSFERAKGSDTPHQHGDVDLVDLCGAVIDRFRATSSVPHDHVDISFVAAESALSIPGDTVMLQEAVLNLLTNAVLHGGPGLSGIEVTLARVGSLVRLVVQDNGVGIAPEDRVLAVGRFSQAQAGPGTGLGLPIAARVIESHGGRLMIGDAARGARIVIELPVPLPAVRTQSA encoded by the coding sequence ATGTTCCGCTCTTTGCGTGCGCGCCTGATCCTGATCATCCTGACGCCCCTGTTGCTGATTGCGGTTCTGTTTTCGGTACTGGAGTTCCGCAATACATCGGTTCGGGCCGGTGACATCTTTGACCGGGGGCTGTTGTCGGCGGCGTTGGCCGTGTCGCGGGACGTCGCCATGTCCGGCGGTGACGCGCTGACCCCGCCCACGCGGCGGCTGATCAGCGACACGTCCGGGGGCGAGGTGTTTTATCACGTGTATGCCCCGGACGGCGTATTTGTCACCGGATACGCGACCCCGCCGCCCCCGCCGCAGGACACGCCGCCGATCCTGTCCGAGCCGTTGTTTTACGACGCGACCTATCAGGGCCGCAATGTGCGCGTGTTGCGTTTTCAGGACGGTGCCACCCTGGACGGGGTGACCGGGCTGTTCACCATTTCGGTGTGGCAGGACATGGCGGTCCGTGCGTCCTTTGTGCGGACCGTGGCGTCGCGCACCGTGGCCGTCATGGCGTTGCTGTTGCTGGCGGTTGCCCTGATCGTGTGGTTCGGGGTGCGGTTCGGGTTGAAACCGCTTATGGACCTGGAAGACGCCATTGCCAGCAGGACACCCAGCGACCTGACCCCCATTCGCCGTCCCGTCCCCGCCGAAGCGCTGGGCATCGTTGCCACCCTGAATGGCCTTCTGGACCGGGTCGCGCGCCGCATCAGTTCGAAGGACGAATTCATTTCGAACGCGGCGCACCAGTTGCGCAACCCCATTGCCGGGGTGCTGGCCCTTGCCGAAGCCGTGGAAAGCGCGCCAAGCCAAAAGGCCGCCAAGGCGCGCAGTGCCGAACTGGTCGCCGCCGCGCGGCAGGCGACGCATCTGACCAATCAGATGTTGTCCTTCGAGCGCGCCAAGGGGTCGGACACGCCCCATCAGCATGGCGACGTGGATCTGGTCGACTTGTGCGGCGCGGTAATTGATCGCTTCCGTGCGACATCCTCGGTGCCGCACGATCACGTCGATATCTCGTTCGTCGCTGCCGAAAGCGCCCTGTCCATTCCCGGGGACACCGTGATGTTGCAAGAGGCGGTATTGAACCTCTTGACCAATGCGGTCCTGCATGGCGGACCCGGTCTGTCCGGGATCGAGGTGACGTTGGCGCGGGTCGGATCGCTGGTCCGGCTGGTGGTGCAGGACAACGGGGTGGGCATTGCGCCCGAGGATCGCGTGCTGGCGGTCGGCCGGTTCAGCCAGGCCCAGGCCGGGCCGGGCACGGGGCTGGGCCTGCCAATCGCGGCACGTGTGATCGAAAGCCATGGCGGACGGCTGATGATCGGGGACGCAGCACGCGGGGCGCGCATTGTGATCGAACTGCCGGTGCCACTGCCTGCCGTACGAACTCAATCTGCATGA
- a CDS encoding response regulator transcription factor, whose product MRITLVEDNVGLAKGIAYRLVDAGHAVDVLHDGSDAAAFLKGDMSDMIILDINLPGTDGLQILSDLRGRGDQRPVVLLTARAKTEDRVLGLDAGADDYLIKPFEMAELEARVRALARRRAVPQRQVQRIGRLHFDPDARQLLDGWVPIELPRRELSVFECLLAAQGRLVPKARLLDYAYGVGADVDEKVVEVYVSRLRTRLRPHGLAIKAQRGLGYQLLDESVL is encoded by the coding sequence ATGCGCATCACGCTTGTTGAGGACAATGTCGGCCTGGCCAAAGGCATCGCCTATCGGTTGGTAGATGCCGGGCATGCCGTTGACGTGCTGCATGACGGAAGCGATGCAGCCGCGTTTCTGAAGGGTGACATGTCCGACATGATCATTTTGGATATCAACCTGCCCGGCACCGACGGGTTGCAGATCCTGTCGGATTTGCGTGGTCGGGGGGACCAGCGGCCCGTGGTGCTGTTGACCGCGCGGGCCAAGACCGAAGACCGCGTGCTGGGTCTGGATGCCGGGGCTGATGACTACCTGATCAAGCCCTTCGAGATGGCCGAACTGGAGGCGCGCGTGCGTGCGCTGGCCCGCCGTCGCGCGGTCCCCCAACGCCAGGTTCAAAGGATCGGGCGGCTGCATTTCGATCCCGACGCGCGGCAGCTTCTTGATGGCTGGGTACCGATCGAATTGCCCCGCCGCGAATTGTCGGTTTTCGAGTGCCTTCTGGCGGCGCAGGGTCGACTGGTGCCAAAGGCGCGCCTGCTGGATTATGCCTATGGCGTGGGTGCCGATGTTGATGAAAAGGTGGTCGAGGTCTACGTCTCCCGGCTGCGGACGCGGCTGAGGCCCCATGGCCTGGCCATCAAGGCGCAGCGCGGGCTTGGCTACCAACTGCTGGACGAAAGCGTCCTGTGA
- a CDS encoding tricarboxylate transporter has protein sequence MSIFKTTRRVACSLVAAAAATFAVQANAGGHGIDLEGKTVEWIIPFSETGGSAKWANFYAPLLSEALPGQPTVVVKFMPGAGSTKGANFFQEQKYEDSEGTLIFGSSGSTQFPFLLGDPRVKYNYADWNVVLASGTGGVAYLPPEMAAKMDGLDASGLQGEDFIYGSQGATRLDLVPLLAWEMLGLQVEPVFGIKGRGDGRLMFERGEANIDYQTSSSYLKGVTPLVEAGTAVPMMSWGALDDAGNIVRDPTFPDMPTFKEVCEATAGCETSGEQWDAWKAFFIAGFPAQKMVFLPNGASADAIATYTQAFEAIKARADFAEISSGRLGKYPQMTGAEAAAALTSGTEVPQAAKDFVVGWLEERYGVTLN, from the coding sequence ATGTCCATCTTCAAAACCACACGTCGTGTGGCCTGCAGCCTTGTGGCTGCGGCAGCCGCGACATTCGCCGTTCAGGCCAACGCGGGCGGCCATGGTATCGATCTGGAAGGCAAGACCGTCGAATGGATCATCCCGTTCTCGGAAACCGGCGGGTCGGCCAAATGGGCCAACTTCTATGCACCGCTTCTGTCCGAAGCACTGCCCGGCCAACCCACCGTCGTCGTGAAATTCATGCCGGGTGCCGGCTCGACCAAGGGCGCGAACTTCTTCCAGGAACAGAAATACGAAGACAGTGAAGGCACATTGATCTTCGGGTCGTCCGGTTCGACACAGTTTCCATTCCTGCTGGGTGATCCCCGCGTGAAATACAATTACGCCGACTGGAATGTCGTTCTGGCCTCGGGTACGGGCGGCGTTGCCTATCTGCCACCTGAAATGGCCGCCAAGATGGATGGCCTCGACGCATCCGGCCTTCAGGGCGAGGATTTCATCTACGGCTCGCAAGGCGCCACACGCCTTGACCTCGTGCCGCTTCTGGCCTGGGAAATGCTGGGCCTTCAGGTCGAGCCCGTCTTTGGCATCAAGGGCCGTGGTGATGGCCGCCTGATGTTCGAACGCGGTGAGGCCAACATCGACTACCAGACCTCGTCCTCGTATCTGAAAGGCGTAACACCACTGGTCGAGGCGGGCACAGCCGTTCCGATGATGAGCTGGGGCGCGTTGGATGACGCAGGCAACATCGTGCGCGATCCGACCTTCCCCGACATGCCGACGTTCAAGGAAGTGTGCGAAGCGACCGCAGGCTGCGAAACCTCGGGCGAACAGTGGGACGCATGGAAAGCGTTCTTCATCGCGGGCTTCCCTGCGCAGAAGATGGTGTTCCTGCCCAATGGCGCGTCCGCAGATGCCATCGCGACCTATACGCAGGCCTTTGAAGCGATCAAGGCCCGCGCAGACTTTGCCGAGATTTCCTCGGGCCGTCTGGGCAAGTACCCGCAGATGACGGGCGCCGAAGCGGCCGCGGCCCTGACAAGCGGCACAGAAGTGCCCCAGGCCGCCAAGGACTTTGTCGTTGGCTGGCTGGAAGAACGGTATGGCGTCACGCTGAACTAG
- a CDS encoding tripartite tricarboxylate transporter permease, giving the protein MDILATALPALGDAWALILQPIVLGYLVLGVVMGLCIGVFPGLGGIAGLSLLLPFMFGMDPILGLALMVGMVAVVPTSDTFASVLMGIPGSSASQATVLDGFPMAKRGQAARALSAAFASSLFGGLVGASFLTIFILIARPIVLEFRTPELLMITIFGLSMVGILAGRVAIKGLVAAGLGMLIGTIGEGASSGDLRMSSYDYPYLTDGLKLVIVGLGIFAIPEIISLLRQDRAIAKEQSLGGGWLDGVKDWFANVWLSVRCSIIGVVVGVIPGLGGSVVDWIAYGHAVQTTRDKSNFGKGEVRGVIGPESSNNAKEGGGLVPTLLFGIPGSGSMAIFIGAIALLGSGQIEVGPAMLKNNLDITYSIVWLLALANVVGTIICIAASGGIAKLTTIRFALLAPFLFMIISFAAFQSGQNLMDLVALFAIGFLGILMRRFDWSRPAFLIGFVLSNPAETYANQALQIAQSRFRKGMEDGLDYIFSPIVIVLIIITVLSVVVGLRQSKNIMAEGDVQSGSKRAPLVFLIAVTAYIAYAFYDAASIPSFSRDRTFPMFVAGVCLVGCVILIIRMMLRPETDTIFADRERQGDDADATHGLWPTLAWFAALLILTSLLGFILALGLFLFAFLRMRAQLGTVVAGVYTAVGIAFMCTMAGLLNRDFPPGLLQDYVDLPWPLT; this is encoded by the coding sequence ATGGACATTCTGGCAACCGCCCTGCCCGCCCTTGGCGATGCCTGGGCGCTGATCCTGCAACCGATTGTTCTGGGCTATCTGGTGCTGGGGGTTGTGATGGGCCTGTGCATCGGGGTCTTCCCCGGTCTGGGCGGCATCGCGGGCCTGTCGCTGCTCTTGCCCTTCATGTTCGGCATGGACCCGATCCTGGGCCTCGCGCTCATGGTCGGCATGGTGGCGGTCGTGCCGACCTCGGACACTTTCGCATCCGTGCTGATGGGCATCCCCGGATCATCCGCGTCGCAGGCCACCGTGCTGGACGGCTTTCCCATGGCCAAACGCGGCCAGGCGGCGCGTGCCCTTTCCGCCGCCTTCGCCTCGTCGCTGTTTGGCGGGCTGGTCGGGGCAAGTTTCCTGACCATCTTCATCCTGATCGCGCGGCCCATCGTGTTGGAATTCCGCACCCCGGAACTTTTGATGATCACGATCTTCGGTCTCTCCATGGTCGGCATCCTTGCCGGCCGCGTCGCGATCAAGGGGCTGGTCGCCGCAGGCCTCGGGATGCTGATCGGCACCATTGGCGAAGGGGCGTCATCCGGCGATCTGCGCATGTCGTCCTACGACTACCCCTACCTCACCGACGGGCTGAAGCTGGTGATCGTGGGCCTCGGCATCTTCGCCATCCCCGAGATCATCTCGCTGCTGCGTCAGGACCGCGCCATCGCCAAGGAACAATCGCTGGGCGGCGGCTGGCTTGATGGGGTCAAGGACTGGTTCGCCAATGTCTGGCTTTCGGTCCGCTGTTCGATCATCGGGGTCGTTGTGGGCGTGATCCCCGGCCTTGGCGGATCGGTCGTGGACTGGATCGCATATGGTCACGCAGTGCAAACAACCAGGGACAAGTCAAACTTCGGCAAGGGCGAAGTGCGCGGCGTGATCGGTCCGGAAAGTTCGAACAATGCCAAGGAGGGCGGCGGGCTGGTCCCCACCCTTCTGTTCGGCATCCCCGGCTCCGGCTCCATGGCGATCTTCATCGGGGCCATCGCGCTGCTTGGCTCCGGCCAGATCGAAGTCGGCCCCGCGATGCTCAAGAACAACCTCGACATCACTTATTCCATCGTCTGGTTGCTGGCGCTGGCGAACGTCGTGGGCACAATCATCTGCATCGCAGCCTCAGGCGGCATCGCCAAGCTCACCACCATCCGTTTTGCGCTGCTGGCCCCGTTCCTGTTCATGATCATCAGCTTTGCCGCCTTCCAATCCGGTCAGAACCTGATGGACCTCGTCGCCCTCTTTGCCATCGGCTTCTTGGGCATCCTGATGCGCCGCTTCGACTGGTCGCGGCCCGCGTTCCTGATCGGCTTTGTCCTGTCCAACCCGGCGGAAACCTACGCCAACCAGGCGCTTCAAATCGCGCAATCCCGGTTCCGCAAGGGGATGGAGGACGGGTTGGACTATATCTTTTCCCCCATCGTTATCGTGTTGATCATCATCACGGTCCTGTCGGTTGTGGTGGGCTTGCGCCAGTCCAAGAACATCATGGCCGAAGGCGATGTACAGTCAGGGTCGAAGCGCGCGCCGTTGGTGTTTCTGATCGCCGTTACCGCCTACATCGCCTACGCCTTCTATGACGCTGCCTCGATCCCGTCGTTCAGCCGCGACCGCACCTTCCCGATGTTCGTGGCGGGCGTGTGCCTTGTGGGCTGCGTGATCCTGATCATCCGCATGATGCTTAGGCCCGAGACCGACACGATCTTTGCCGACCGCGAGCGGCAAGGCGACGATGCCGACGCCACGCACGGGCTCTGGCCCACACTCGCGTGGTTCGCCGCACTGCTGATCCTCACTTCGCTGCTGGGGTTCATCCTTGCGCTCGGCTTGTTCCTGTTCGCCTTCCTCAGGATGCGGGCACAGCTTGGCACCGTTGTGGCCGGGGTCTACACCGCTGTGGGCATCGCCTTCATGTGCACCATGGCGGGACTGTTGAATCGGGACTTTCCACCCGGTCTTTTGCAGGACTATGTCGATCTGCCGTGGCCTTTGACATGA
- a CDS encoding 4-oxalomesaconate tautomerase, whose protein sequence is MTQTAIPFLFMRGGTSRGPYLNRADLPEDLDTLAEVLIAMVGSGHPLNIDGIGGGAAVTTKVAMLSASDDDWADVDYFFAQVSVEDRLVDFRPTCGNILSGVGPAAIEMGLVAARTDETPVNIHAVNTGARVAAVVKTPGGTVSYEGDAQIDGVPGTAAPVALTFMDTVGGVTGAFLPTGNLTDTIDGIPVTCMDVAMPMVIARATSFGLTGYESAAELDENADFFARMEAVRIKAGALMGMGDVSQSVTPKFGLLAPARAGGTVAARYFMPWKTHPTMAVTGAQCLASCVLTPGTVADAPVPNENPARITLEHASGRIDVLVDYDQTEAGTAIKAAGLVRTARKLAAGHVFVPASVWAGN, encoded by the coding sequence ATGACGCAAACAGCCATTCCATTCCTGTTCATGCGTGGCGGCACCTCGCGCGGGCCATACCTGAACCGCGCCGACCTGCCCGAGGATCTCGACACCCTGGCCGAGGTGCTGATCGCCATGGTCGGCTCGGGCCACCCGCTCAATATCGACGGCATTGGCGGCGGGGCTGCGGTGACAACCAAGGTGGCGATGCTGTCCGCCTCGGACGATGATTGGGCCGACGTGGATTACTTCTTTGCACAGGTCAGCGTCGAGGACCGTCTCGTGGATTTCAGGCCGACCTGCGGTAACATCCTGTCCGGCGTCGGACCTGCCGCAATCGAGATGGGGCTGGTGGCCGCCCGGACCGACGAAACCCCGGTCAATATCCACGCGGTCAATACCGGCGCCCGGGTTGCGGCCGTTGTGAAAACGCCGGGCGGAACCGTCAGCTACGAGGGCGACGCCCAGATCGACGGCGTCCCCGGCACCGCCGCCCCGGTGGCGCTGACGTTCATGGACACCGTGGGTGGGGTCACAGGCGCCTTCCTGCCGACCGGCAACCTGACCGACACAATCGACGGCATCCCGGTTACATGCATGGACGTTGCCATGCCCATGGTCATCGCCAGGGCCACCAGTTTTGGCCTGACCGGCTATGAAAGCGCGGCCGAGCTGGACGAAAACGCAGATTTCTTTGCACGGATGGAAGCAGTGCGGATCAAGGCGGGCGCGTTGATGGGCATGGGGGACGTGTCGCAATCGGTCACACCGAAATTCGGGCTGCTCGCACCGGCCCGCGCGGGCGGAACCGTCGCCGCACGCTATTTCATGCCGTGGAAAACCCATCCGACCATGGCCGTGACGGGTGCCCAATGCCTGGCGTCCTGCGTCCTGACACCCGGCACAGTGGCCGACGCGCCGGTACCAAACGAAAACCCGGCGCGGATCACCCTGGAACATGCGTCGGGTCGGATCGACGTGCTTGTCGATTATGACCAAACCGAAGCAGGAACAGCGATCAAGGCTGCCGGGCTGGTGCGCACCGCGCGCAAACTGGCCGCCGGACACGTCTTTGTGCCCGCGTCGGTATGGGCGGGGAATTGA